The Papaver somniferum cultivar HN1 unplaced genomic scaffold, ASM357369v1 unplaced-scaffold_35, whole genome shotgun sequence genome segment aagtttagagcgacttgattggccaagaaaaggggtcgTCCAAACATAAGGAGCGTCTACACttatggtgagagtgtggcggctttagagcgacctgattggtcaattaaaagagggccgaccaagcatgggcgtggctacacttctggtgagagtgtggcggctttagagcgacctgattggtcgatgggaaatggggccggcaagtatgggcccaaccacaacttatgtgtgtgtggcgagtttaaagtgacctgatttgtcgagggaaatagggccagttttaggatggggcgtggctaaTGGAAAGTAGTGCCAAGGCATGGCACGCCTCTTTTTGCTGTTGCGGTTCCCTATTTTATGACTAAGGGAAAGGTTTTGCGCCTCGTAATCCATAGCGGACTAATTACCTGGTTTgcttaggcttaatttcgacaagcaaggtttgATATACTGTGCGAGGTGCAaagccctaacttttgcaaattagtcagggcaattgattgaattatatgtgttgacgcatagttcttttaagttcattgccagagagcagcatgcttttctgattaaataccttatgcaaaagacctcatccttgatatttggaaattcgtgctactctactGCGAGTGAACAGAAATtgccatgccatatcaacattaagtgtTCATCCGTGGAACATAGTATAGAAggaattcaaaggaacttatgttaagtgaatataggcaaggcgccaaaATTTATAGAACGTCTGGGATGGTGCTACATGCGCCAATCTGGATAAagttcatgtaaatatattgaacagcttaataaatgtgccagtgaagagattgacactcatggcttcgtttcctcgcagagtgacgtcacatcagatgcaaggttttacaaatttaaccctgagctaaaaaccaccatcaacagtaccaTATCAATATGCAGTGGTAGATACTTACATtcttgtagtggtatctaccattacatattgacatgtactgtTACATAGCAACACATATGTAAGTAGATTTATAATGACAGTTTCAATTGCTTTTTGCAGACTGATCCACTTGAAGTTAAGAAGGTagcagcaaaggagttgcttacaactatgcAAGAAACAAAGGCTTTGGTTGAAGTTATGTCCCAGAAATCTGAAGACTATAACGTTGCATCGGCGGCAGAAAATTTTATGCTCttggatgtacctttgtttactgAGATGTCGAGTTTGGAACGGATCGAGCATCTCTCTGTCGCAGATTATTTAGACATGGAAAACTCCGGCATTGCATCTTATGCTGAAGAGTatgcagacctccttccagatagTGGTAGTGATCAAAATCTTGGACTTTTTGGTATTGACTTACGACAACATTTTGAAATTTTAATTGGAAGAGATTTGCAAAATGTAGAATTTACAAAAAACACAATCGAGCAACAAGAATCCAGTGAATCGAAAGATGCAAGTGAAGTTACTTTGGAAGAACACATCCCATCGAAAGGTTCACAAGATCccttggaggttccatcacaagATCCTTTAGAGGTTCCATCACAAGATATTTTAGAGGTTACATCACAAGATATTTTGGAGGTTCAATCACAGGTGGATGATAAGTACTGAATGTTAATATGTGCATACttaattttagaaaaaatattgaaTGTTAATTTGTGCATACTTCGTGTACTGAATATTTTTTCTATGTTGATAAAAAATGCAGGAGCCAGTTACcccaagccagaaacaaaaaTGGATACCAGTGATCAAAGAGGTCGTGATAAAGGAGTAGCACACACCTAAGAGACCTATTACTCGTGCCAATCCTTCAAAAAAGAAAGATGATATTGACAAAAGTGGAAGTAAGTTCTCTGCATCTTATAAGGAACCTAAGAAGCCGAAAGCTGGAGCAACGGAAGcaccaaagaagaagaacaagcttaAATTGCACCACAAAGTGTTCCGGAAATTGAATAAATCTCCATTTTATAAAGACTTTAAGGATCATGAAAAAACTATCCTTTCTCCATTCTTTGATAATGCAGACTATTTAAGGTGAGTTCTTGATTGGCACTATTACTATTTAAGAAATACTCATACATATCtactacatatttatatgtacttTTGATACGTAAGCAATACCCACAGATATTGGTATATTATGCTTGggaacatatcaatatgttttgtTAACAACAATCCTAACCTTTACGTTGTTATTTTCcagctcaattgcttggagaacgggagaaggtggtctttgtgttAGTGGATCTACAATTGACGACTTGGTACATAACGATTCTTTAGAGCAAGATTTTCTCAACTATGGACAAAACAAGCTTCAGAAAAAGTTTCAGAAAGACCAGACGAAGCACGAAATAGACAGAAAATACTTACATGTCTTGCATCTTGATCCGcccgcttgggtaagttgttatcttacagTGCATATTTACCACACCACATATTCATATTGAATAAACATGATTAAACATGATTAAAAATAGGTACTTGCAATGTTGTTGTGTTTTATGTAGGAATAGGTACACTAcatatctatattgcataaacATGATTAAATATGATTAGACTATTCAAGTACATCCATCTTTTCAGTTcatatctatattgcataaaaaTGATTAGACTATTCAAGTACATCCATCTTTTCAGTTCAATGTTGAGTTCCCGGATAAACTAGAAGGAGGAGTAGAAGATTCTGTGGTTAAACCAATAGTGGGGATGGATAAAAGTATCCAGAAGATTCTCGTACCAATGTGCCATAATaatcttcattggacgctacttgagtatgactgtGAAAAcatggtgttcaaccactacaattcttctaagaAAGATTGGGGAGAAATATGTTATCCAAACGCCACAAAAATGGCAAATTACATGTTCAACCCTATCAACATATACTTGATGGAGAACGGAAAAGAAACATTGAAGGATGTACTAGTCAATGAGTGTGAAGCACCTCAATAAGGAAAATCACCAAACTGCCTACTATatgtgatgcattttatgaagatgaagtcAAAAAGCAAATATGTGAGAGTAACTTTGGGAAATGATGATGAAGTGCAATTGAAGATTCGGAAAAGAATGGTCGAATTAGCATGCAAATTGCGGACAAcatctccaccagaaatcagTTGGGAAAAGTAGTCTGACAGAACATAGTGATAACTATGTAAAAATAAGTATTGTTTTCCTTTTATGCTGGTTAAACATATCTTTGGAATGTTCAAAATAGTGGATATGTAATGATATTGAATTGTGCCACTTTGTAATGAAGGTTTACTTATAAGTAGTTCTTAATTTACATTTTGTTGGTATGTAGTGGATATGTACTTATAAGTAGTTCTTAATTTACTTTGTTATGAATATGTACTTAAAATAGTGGATATGTAGTGATAGACTAAACTATATATTATCTAGTTCTTAGAGTGGTAATGGGGGTCAGTATAAGGATCCTTACACTACAATATTGGATGTCAGTATAGTATTACATAGTTATGTAGTGGAAGATGCTTACGCTACAATACTGGCTGTCAGTATAGTACTACATAGTTGTATGTAGTGATAGATACTTACACTACTGTTAGTTTTGTCTACTATTTTGAATATGTAGTGGAAGATTACTAATAACGAAGATCAATAGTACTACATATTGGAACACCAAAAGAAGTtctcagaaacaacaagaaaaagtaTATTCATACACTtataatgtatgtactgtaaagaaactgttcttaaccaaatttggTTGGTACCGACGAATCAAAACATTGCGAAGTAGACTTGTCGCGGTGAGCTTTTCAAATAATAGATGGTGGAAAGAATGACAACGTCATCGGTATATTACATTTCACATTCTGCTGCTtgttcaagcctgtgataaaagaaaagagaaatcaaaaCACTACTTacttaaaaaaaatattgtaCTGTATCATCCTACCCTAAGACATATCTTTAATATGTATTGCTTGAAACACATACCTGTCACAAATCATTCTTCTGAAATTTCGTACTGACGGATAAGAgtgcatgttgccttgttgtgatgagttttcaaattacagtttgaacacttaaCAGATTTTCTACTATTCTCCCATGTACTTTTCGTACGCTTTCCCTTTTTTCTGCCTGGTGGAGCCCTAATTACAGCTGATGGGAGAACGGTATCTTCTACGTCATACTCATCAGGCTTGTGAGAAAAAAATATAGAATCGTAACTACAACATAATATGTACACAGTATACACCATAATATGTACACAGTATATTGTTCCTTaaaaacaatatcaaaatgtATTGTTTAAAAGACACACCTGTTGTAGTTAGAAACAGGTCTAATAGCTATTGGATATAGCTCACGATAACAGGTAGCTTTGAAATAATCCTCGACAtaatcaagaatccttcctcAAAATttagtaatagctgcagtagcgtgtgagcatggaaaaccatacacgcgccatcgttggcaagtacaacTTCTTTTCTCTAGATTTACCATATGAGACCTGCATACACAAAACACACCATATTATCTAGTTCGGTGGATGTCACATCACAAAACACTCCATATTATCTACACAATAGATATTCATATGTTATCTGGAGTACACCTAAGATACTAGTTTGGTGGATATCACATCACAGAGCATGATacttaaaaagaaataaaatgctAGTTTGGTGCATATCACACCATATTATttacacagtacatattcatatgttatCTGCAGTATACCTAAGATACTAGTTTGGTGGATATCAGATCATAGAGCGTGctacttaaaaagaaaaaataataactaaaattcagatgatagagattaaGGGTAAATGCTAACCTTGGAGAATTCACTTCAAAGAGGTTAGCACCTGACTGGCTAACTTTCGAGGGACGGCCAAGTTgaatgtgtagttcaagcaaggcttgatacaCAGGGGTTAACAGTTCTGGGTTCATCAACACACTCTCTTCGCGACATTCTGACATCAACTCCATAATACGTAGCCTACAcgacaacaaaaacaacaagtctattatactacattatacgtagattaacagaacatacATGCTTctactgttacaaaaagaaactaataaaatcttaacactacatataagcttgtactgtgactaaggaaactgatacaaacctgatctTGTCAACCAACGCACACGCAGGCAACTTCTTCTCACGGTTAATCCAATTATTGAACGACTCGGAAACGCTTGAAGAAGTCTTCCCATACCTACAACCCTTGAAGAATGCACTGGACCACTTTTCCCttggaatgttgcggcagtagtcagAAAACCAAGGCCTTCcgaaattaaccatttcttgcAGAGGTTCCTCGTATCTTGCAGGAGAAAGCGCATATGTTTCCTTTTGGAAAACATCAGTCACTTCTTTGTAATTTTTGTCAGgctttgcgataggtaagtttttgcCCAAGTGGAAATAGCAATAGCTTTGATGAGAATTAGGGAAcactttgggaatatatttaaccaaaccttcacctcggtcagtcataaaagtgattggcGATCATCATTAAAGCTTCCTTCCgattcttgaaaaaccattcccaatTGTCATTAGTTTCACCAGAAACTAATGCATATGCGAGAGGATAAAAACCTGCAAAAGAAATTATTAGTTATGTCAAGCAACTGCTAAAAGGAAAACAACCAGTGCATATCAACTGCAAAATGAATTATTAGTTATGTCAATATCTAGTGTTAGTCTTTTTTCTgctaaaaggaaaataataatcaaGTGCTTGAGTATGTGAAAAGCTACCAGACACTACTTATCAAAAATGTAATTATATGTCCTTGTATAGACAGTACTAGTTGTACTAGTTATATGTCCTTGTATTGTTACAGAAATAGACGATACATTTTAAGATTACTAATAACGAGGGgacgctgccccctcgacccccgtagaTGGTGAATGCCACTTaacgacatatttcattattcgaaagaTCAATATCACTACATATTGGAAAACCAAAATAAGTTCTGTTGCAGTATAGTTTACCCCATACTCATATCCAGTACGTGCTTGAGTATATGAAAAGctaacactacatattgacatgcagtgtgaTTTACCccatactcagtaaggtcaatatgtagtagGATACTCATTGTCAGTATTGTGGTAAATGAGTaatctaactaccagacactactTATCAACATGTAGTTATATGTATTTATGTGCTATTTATATTCTTGTATTGTTACAGAAATAGACAGTACATATTAAGACATCTTGCAGTTAAGACATGTTGTCGCaatgaaaaaaatatgaaaataaacaaaaatgttACCTTGATTGCCATTAAGATATGTTGCCGCCATCAGACCTCCTCTAAAAGTCCCAGTAAGAAATGTACAATCACAGAAAATCATCGGACGACAGAATTTATTTCCCTCtctacaagctccaaagcaaataAACAGTCTATTGAATCTCTGTGTAACATCATTGAAGTCGAAATAAATATATGACCCGGGGTTTGTTTCCCTAACtgcattcacccaccaagcaagatcgGTGTAAGATTTGACATCATCACCAAAAATATGTTGATGCAACAACTCAAgtgcatgatatgcgtggtgatacttGATGTCGATCCCGCCACCAACTTTAACATAATCTACAATCTCCGCTGGCTTTATGAGAGGGTTGTGTCTGACACGTTCATGAATTAAATTGTTCATAAGCTTTCTCGAGACttttggattcttcaacatataaccaccacCACAGATATGCTTCCCCACATATtccttttgttagagcactgctcggttgaacccaccaagcgttggtatgtcaagattggttgtcatatttagttccaaaactcgagtcgctattatgtaaactacagtcaacttcgataggttagactagaaatgatagaagtattgtgctcaagttactcacaaagatctgaagatggattgaagacaacaaagccattatccttcagcttgaggttagtaactacgacttgacttgttccatttctaccttgtgtctttcaaatattttatattgaaaacataacatgcaaagttatattattatgatcaaagagttaaggaatataatacgaggtttattgcttaaccattaaactttgtagataagacatcatcataatcatttgaatgctattgtgattatgtatgggtatgaggtgaggatttcatcctagggaacaatgtttacatgtgttctaaggaagtaagttcataaacttgtttgtgaaccgaaaaggaaattgtcaggtgttattggttttgttattcattgcatatcttatgaacaacaaatatgtgtgatagagtataaccgctcacaacttgttgtgttcttggtagaactattcataaaggcatgacttttgtattggtataacttttattagtaaaaccaatcttaagtaatcacctgtgatatgatcggattatgtctgccttggggaaagggaaccgatccttgtaagggaaagggaaccgatccttgtaaagggtgcagtacatcaaggggaaccaatccttgtatggggtgcaacaaggtttatagcagaaagggaaccgatcctatgaacatgtgcaacacatataagttagatatcatatatatgtggggaaccgatcctagtacttagtcaaccgaatatttgggaagctagtgtgactatgcgtagtactcacatggaggtagaaccgaaacttgttttggtagaaccgttacacccatgattttgattgaatgttggtttgatcaatcacatagttcttgaaagtcagatgaaccaattctaaacttgtttggaagtgtggcaaatcggtttcaaggttgagtatgaaggacttacaaagtaaaagatgtcgacatacttgaacatgtacataaatcttatttattaattgttcaaagatattccttgataaatCAAACCGAAATATTCCTAATATCttttgatatttggaaatatgCTTTTAATATATTAGTAATATTATTATGATAATTTCATAAATGTGTTTTTAACACATTCGGAATTGATATGATAATATAGTGTATTAATATGGAAATTTTCGGAAATGTGTTTTTAACACATTTATTATGAAAATTCGGAATTATATATATTAttgtgtttttaacacatttGATATATATTAAGCATATCTCTTGatttatattagtaaagtattttatatgctagctaatatttgaTTATCAAGATTTCGGTAATATTATTTGGATATTAATGGTAATTACTTGGCATCCAAatttccttgatctataaatacttgaagcttGCATTTCGAGTaaattaatccttcgtaacaacagacttcctcttttttctttgttactggtgtagccgcctattaggagaggagagtaacctaattaggcgaaatctcttacggccactcaatttaaagtcttctttgggattgagaatctctagcgctacccgttggtgggaaactagaacattgcattgttatttcagttttcgattattgatttgattgactaatggttgttgaatctttgattgcacctagtttgtttattcttgagaaccttctcttctgatataaggctcactcaaactagatcaaggatttaacgtttctatggatctaagtttttctagatccgtaagatagattcattgattttccattgttaacagactccgttctgtgcgacaaatcaataaggaatcaagtttgtttttgcaaattgttactttgaagattaaatcgaagattgaagattttgaagatttgaagaagaagttgttgtgaatcattaagaagatatactagatttactcccaaagagaacgtctgttctgctaggatattgggtattaaatatctattgagaacttcagttctgctagatattatcaaatcaagaatactgctgaatctgagtaactaggattttagtttacttagtagtgtctacacgaagttgcaggtttactttttgtagcgtcttaattcattgagtattcaaatctggactaggtcccggggtttttcctacaagcttgtagttttcctcgttaacaaaattttgatgtgtgtgctttactttatttccgcattataattgtttttatattataattaaagtaattacacttggacgttaactaggcacttgatatttatcttataaggtttcggttatcaagtgaacactttgttgtagtattgtctcgatctcattcatagacgatcacacaaagtgtattggacttctccacttgtctgatataattattcacgtgttaggccagtccggactaaccctatttcaagtggacattgtgttgaaatattccttgagtgattgtttctccaagaggtttatacacagtgggtcttgtataggttgtggtcaaaataaaagattgtggtgtatttgggtaccctcgtcttttcacctttatcttaaaaacatcaatagaactaccaatggcagttgcaTGAAGCCTCCATGAGGAACCTTCCACGCTgcatacggcggtgaatctctcaaggtcattcttcaaCTTTTTCACCGTATATCCActtctcatgcagtatttttggcaaGCTATACGTACAACATCAACATCACCATAGAACAGTTGTTTTGTATCCTCAAAGATGTTCTCCTAACCATCTGAAACAAAAACACATTTGGAACCTCTTTACCATCTTTCAAATAACTGTTttttgcactgacaactaagttTGCATTACTGTCAACATGCATACGCCTAGAAGGACTAGATCCCCTAGCTGAAATAACATCCACATGCAAATCAAAGAAAGACGATTTATTTGCAGAATGTAATGCAGCAAGACTTTGGAGCGTTACATTGGAAAAAATAGGGACTCTCTCTTCATTTTGGACATAGTTAACGACAATActcgatggagtcaaccagctccacgtATTACAGATGgtaaatttcaaatcctctaaagtcgAAGACGATGTAACCAAATGTCCAAAGTGGTATTGCTTATGGTGTACATGAGAGTAGCAAGCAATATCTGAATCGtgagcaacgtcagacatgttgACCCTGTAaaaaatgatccagaaattaagtGGTAATATACATATTGATGTGATATGTAATGATATGTATTGAGTCTGAAAAAGAGTCTCTGAATGGATATGCGCTATACATTTTGAtatgtattgacatgtactgCAGCATGAAAGAGAGCATGTTATATGCAGTACATTGTATATCTGTTGATGCAGTTCATacataatacatattgatatgtcacaTCTAATTTGAATGAAAGAGAGTAGAAATTGTATATTTGTTGATGCAGTTCACACATAATACATATTTATATGTCACGTCTAATTTGAATGAGAGCATGCTATAtgcactacatactgatatgtattaaaaatatactaACATGATTTGTCTAATGAACAAAAGTAACTCCATTACAACACTCAGTTCATacataatacatattgatatgtcacgTCTATTTTGAAAGAATATGTGCTATACAGAATcatatcaaaacaaacaaaaaagctACATTACAACGCAGGATTTATGTATTAAAAAATTACTACAGGATTTTTCTAATGAACTGAGTGTATAACGAATCTTTGTTATGATCATATGTctcaagaaaaatcaaaaaacgaTGATCAATGAACAAAAAAAATCCCAATTACAAAATCAGATtaaaaaaaatcaccaaaaaTTACTTAAGAAACGAACGAGCACAGAATTGAACaatgtaccaaagaccaaaacccttttccagtagcaagtactaGGTCGGGTAGGAGACAAAGCTCCCGAAAGCTGAACATAGTTTTTACGCCGGCCTGTCCAAGCCTTGCACAACCCGTAGGCAAAGAATTAAACAATGTACATCATAATAAAACGATTAGCTACTAAACGACAAAACAAATTGAACAAAAATACATCATAGATAAAGAATCTGATCATCATGATTTCAAAACCTACGAAATCAAACAaagaagcagcagcagagaagatgATTATAGTAAAAAGTACCTTTTTCTTCTATGGAATAAACCTAACAATTGAGAGCGGGGAGCAACAGAGACGATAAAAaaaccagcagcagcagaaaaacgaCAGAACTCGGatctgagatgaagaaaaaagaagaggaaagaaACAGAACTCGACTGATTCTTCACCAGTTATATCAGTTGCAGAAGGTTAGATtgggaaaattttcagctggctcGCACGTGTTGATCGGTTTTCTGGACGAGCGGATAAAAGTTGTGGtctaaaaacatgtttttggactagccaGTAAAAGTTTTCTAgcactggactagccagtaaccggGTCAGCGAGAACTGGactaaccagtaattcctagttatttattttcttttaaccatatttttgatttggtgtggctcggcttcgcctcgccctgtTATTTTTGATTTGGCGTGGCTCCGCAAAGATCTAGCCTAAAATATCATTCATGGAAGCTAAAAACCCACCAAAAAAGATTGCGCATACCAATTTCCTTTGCAATACCTGGAAATCAGGAAACATGAAATAATAAAACTTTATGAATACCCTTATTGGTTAGTAGTGCCAAGATATCTAAAACTGTATAAAGAAGTTTTGAATTTCATTAAACTTTAGAATGGATAAATTTTGTGCCTGCAAAGTTTAGAATAGATAAAGCTTGTGCCTGCAAAGTTTCATATATGAGCAGTGAGCACCTCAATTGCTTGTTATATTCATATCAAATATATTTCTTTGCTTTCTATTACAGTTGAATCAGTGATACTTCTACttgattctcttcttcttcatgatattcatcttctttttcttcttcatcatttgaatGAACATCCATGCTTGCATATTCTTCTGAGTGACAATAGTCGACAGAACTTGTACATGGGGAATCTTCATCTCTTGTCTATAAGATTCTTATTCAGTAACTGGAAAGTACTCGTCGTCATTGACAC includes the following:
- the LOC113342262 gene encoding uncharacterized protein LOC113342262, which translates into the protein MNNLIHERVRHNPLIKPAEIVDYVKVGGGIDIKYHHAYHALELLHQHIFGDDVKSYTDLAWWVNAVRETNPGSYIYFDFNDVTQRFNRLFICFGACREGNKFCRPMIFCDCTFLTGTFRGGLMAATYLNGNQGFYPLAYALVSGETNDNWECYCYFHLGKNLPIAKPDKNYKEVTDVFQKETYALSPARYEEPLQEMVNFGRPWFSDYCRNIPREKWSSAFFKGCRYGKTSSSVSESFNNWINREKKLPACALVDKIRLRIMELMSECREESVLMNPELLTPVYQALLELHIQLGRPSKVSQSGANLFEVNSPRILDYVEDYFKATCYRELYPIAIRPVSNYNSYDSIFFSHKPDEYDVEDTVLPSAVIRAPPGRKKGKRTKSTWENSRKSVKCSNCLNKQQNVKCNIPMTLSFFPPSII